A single Tachypleus tridentatus isolate NWPU-2018 chromosome 9, ASM421037v1, whole genome shotgun sequence DNA region contains:
- the LOC143225305 gene encoding uncharacterized protein LOC143225305 — MKVIFAVLVVLISLTMAKGNAIDIAWKLLCKLNKENPGKMNEVKECDTKIFGERADWLPDAIRKCEKAEFPTDSLDEFLNEMCREEREADVQEMKMCVGEKYAELHVDPESIIIEAISKCL; from the exons ATGAAAGTTATATTTGCAGTTCTTGTTGTGCTCATAAGCTTGACGATGGCTAAAGGCAACGCCATAGATATAGCGTGGAAACTGCTGTGTA AGCTGAATAAAGAGAATCCTGGAAAAATGAATGAGGTAAAAGAGTGCGATACAAAAATTTTTGGTGAAAGGGCAGATTGG CTTCCAGATGCAATTCGAAAGTGTGAAAAAGCAGAATTTCCTACAGATAGCTTGGACGAGTTCTTGAATGAAATGTGTCGTGAAGAAAGAGAAGCGGATGTGCAg GAAATGAAAATGTGTGTCGGTGAGAAATATGCAGAACTTCACGTGGATCCAGAATCTATAATCATTGAAGCGATTAGCAAATGTTTGTGA